Part of the Henckelia pumila isolate YLH828 chromosome 2, ASM3356847v2, whole genome shotgun sequence genome is shown below.
TTAATACTATATGATAGAATAAGCCGGGCCACCTGTCAAGTATCAActatgattattttaaatttttgatcaTACCATGATTTCAGTGATATATCACAAGTGGGTAATTGGGAAATCCAAACGGCAATATCAAAGATCCACCAATCCTTAAATTTTAGACCTACCTCCATCGACACACGCACTTGTAAAAAGTCGGGCTCTTTACTCTTTACTCTTTACTCTTGCttgataaataataaatttcagAATAATATCATTTCATAGATAACAACATAGTGATTTAAAACTACAAAAATATTAGACAGATTTGCATGGGTCAATTTTTGTTAGACAAATATTCTGACTCGATCCATGAAAAAATACAGTGTTtatgttaaaatattaatttttattttttttttgtgacgtgaaAATCCGCAGCCGCTACTTTTTTGTGCGTTCTGGATAAACCCTTGGATTAACGCAATAGTCTACAAACTACGCTAGTCAAGTAAACCACACTAAGCAAATCCTATATGACAGACTAGTCCAAAAAATTATTGACAACAACTTAAACACCCCTTAAGAACAAATATTACTTTTCATTGTTAACATAAGTTCCGgactcttaaaaataatatactttattcataatataaaaataaaaagctaTAAAATTACACAACGAGGCATTAATATATAGTAACTATGGAATTTAAAATTCATCATTAATAATTAGTTTGTTCTTCTTGTATTGGTTCGATGAACGAGACAAAAGAAAAGACCaaggaaaaaaatatttgtatatgtTGACACTGGCAACTGAGCTGCTCGTCCATTGGGCCATTACCCTTTCGTCCTCTCCAAAAGACCCCTTTCTCTTTTATGCAATccgaatatatattatttgcatTTACAAGAAAATTCTGCAACAAAATCATTATTTTCCATATTCAACCAATCAATAAACGATGATGATGGGCGTGCAAATTCAGACCAGTCATGCCCCTGTTAGTCATCTGTTGTTGTCGAAAAATTTTCTGCCCACGCCCCATGGATTGTTTTTTCCTCGTAATTCGACCGCTGGGAAATGCGGCGAAGGCAGAGAAATCAAGAATCTTAATGGGTTTTCATCCGCGGAAGGGATAAAAAGAGGAGGGCTGTGTGTAGCGTCATCATCGAGCAATGTGGCCGCACCAATGTGGGATGGCTGGACTCCCGAGAAGAGCTCCAAAGCTCCTTCACTTAGTGATATAGTTTGGCCTTCTGCAGGTAAAAGTTGTGTTATTTAGAAGTTTGTTTTTGCTGGTGTTTTGTGTGTAGATATgggtttcttctctcttttcttttgcATAAACGTGGGACGAAATTGTTTGCAGCAAGCTCTATATAAATGTTTATGGAAGGAGCCTCGGGATGGGGGAGAATTGCTAACTTAATTGATAAAAAACTATCATTTATGTGCCTTGCTCATAATATATTGCTTACACTCCAtgcgttttttttatttatcaagtACTAGCTGTTTATTCCAGTCCCCGAGATCAAACTCTTGGTTCGTCAACCACTGCAATTTTTTAGTTCTAAGGTCTTTTTATACTGGGTAGAGTACAGTACTGTCTGACCTTGATAAATGTGCAGTTTGTGGTTAACAAAAGTTATGCGTTAGAATTTTGATCTTACCCGATTGCTAAGCGAGTATGAACCACTGACTTCAAGCTTTTCGAGCTGCTCCAGCGTTCGAAAGTTATGAATTTATGATTTGGTGGTGGTTTGTTCTGGACAGGGGCATTTGCAGCCATGGCCATACTGGGAAAGGTGGATCAAATGCTAGCACCCAAAGGCATTTCGATCACAGTTGCGCCACTGGGAGCGGTTTGTGCCGTTCTCTTTGCCACCCCTTCTTCTCCTGGTGCCAGGGTATGCAGCTTTGGAATTCttttctttctattccatcgaCTGAACTCTGGCTGAAAGCCCTTTGTATCTCGTGGCACTGGTTTAATAAAAGAATGTGGAAAAATCGTGTAGTTGGTAATACCAATGCTAAGTATATTTACCTTTTCACATACTGTAGCTTTCAGAGTCTTGTCTTATGCTGCTTCAGTTAAGGTTTTAATTTCAACCATTGCGTATCCAAAAAGTTATGAAAACGGCCATAAAACCGCGGTGGAACTAAGGGGGTGGTGGCATGGGCGATCACTCCCCTTTCCCTCCTAACCTTTCCTTAAAGGCTTATATATTCTGTATAtcatgtgaaaaaaaaaaatgatttttttcccTCTAAATGTTTTGGGGTTTTAGTTTCGCCCTCACCATTCCCATGTGAAATTCTGATTCCTTAATGGGAACCTAGAGTACATAGCCATCAAAAGGGTTTTATGAATCTCTCAAATCGatttcttaaaaatctaaataaCTAGTAATTCCCTGCTTTACAAAACTCTAGTTTCCTTGAATCATGGTAGTTATTTTCATACAATCTTGGTCTCATCTTGCAGAAATACAATGTATTTGTGGCTCAAATTGGTTGTGCAGCAATAGGTGTTTTGGCATTCTCAGTCTTCGGTCCAGGTTGGCTAGCTCGGAGCACAGCTGTGGCTGCTGCTTTAGCCTTCATGATTTGCACTCGTGCAGTACATCCACCAGGCAATATTTTGATGAATAAACTCTCCTAAGTGCATCTTTTCCTGAAAACGACGACATTTCTCTTACATTTACAAGTTCTTGAACTGCTAAGAACgagttttttctatttttttcagCTGCGAGCTTGCCATTACTTTTCATTGATGGAATTAAGCTTCATCATCTGAACTTTTGGTATGCTTTGTTTCCTGGTGCAACTGGATGCATCCTCTTGTGTCTGATTGTAAGTTTCTTTAGAATTCCTTGCTCCTACAATGCTTGAAAGTTTTCATCTTGCTTAACTCAAGGTGTAGTTGAAAAGGTCGTGTTTGATTTAGTTTTCCTCATCTCTCCCCTATCAGTGAAAGAGTGCGATCTATGGAATTTCATAGTTATTGTCAAAGCATAAAATTGTTGTTTGTGCCATAACTTTCGAAGAAAGTAGTTTCAACATGGAACACAATCCCCATATATTTCATTACGTGTAAATGCTGAATATTAGTTGGATTTCCCTATCCTCAACACATATGTATTGCACTATAAAGTATAAAACTATTCATCATTTCAACTCTCCCAAGCTCTAGTTTTTCGAAAAAGTGGTTTCAACCGACATATCGGACCCAACCTGGATGGGTTCCTGCCAATGGACCAAACCTCAGGGTGTTTTCTGTGTTACATACCCGACAGCAGACATCTCTACTCGGGATTTCAGTCTATGTGTGCTCCCATTTCTTAGATTGTTTCATATTCATTTCAGAGATATATGTCATTCATAACTTTTATACGAGAATAGTAGATAACATACTTTTACAAACCCCATATACGACTCATGAATACTATCTGATTACATTTTCGTGCTACGGTGCAGCAAGAGATGGTATGTTACTTGAAGGACAATGCCAGATTTTGATTCTCGGAGTTGTGCAGGCTTCATCTTTCCATTTCTTAAAATGTACATCAAATTTTAGAAGTTTCAAAAAGGCATGACAATGGTTTGCTAACCCCAACTGTATGTATGCACAAAGTGTAGCTTCAAATGTGTAAATAAAACACCGAATATTCTTCCATTGAAGTTGTTCTGGTGAAGATAAGCATCATATCCGAAAGGTGAGCTAGCACTTTCAACGGGTTGGATCGGGGACAAGGTTGACTTATCGCCTCGCCTCGCCTCGCCCCCGTCGTCATTGCTAATATTCTTTGTATCATTCTGATCTTGCTGAAAGGACCATGTTCAATGCTAACAATATGAATTGGTTCGAGCATGAGCTTCTTAGCTTGACCTTGAAAATTAATTGTTTCCATGAATTTGTGAGctattgaataaataaattgggttCATATTCAGttgaattataataaaaatattttagattgaTCAGAGCAAATTAGCAATACCAAAAAAAATCACTATTTAAGATGCCTCAAAAAACTTGTGGGGTCATTCTATTAGTATGATTCTTTTAAGTTCTTGCGTCGACAGATTTGagataatttattttcaaattgaATGATTTGCATTTTGCAGGATATACaaaattgaataattttttatCCACTCCATATcatttaaatttcaatattaCTTGTGTAATTTGAAATCAAGTTCTATAATCCCTctccaaattaaatcaaattaccACTGCAAATCTTTACTCCATTTGGTATCCTTGATAAATCCGGGATTGTTTTACAAGCCCatgtttgttttaatttttgagcTTAGATAAGGACCTGGATTGATAGAAAACCACATTAACACTTTGATAACTCATCCACCTCTTTTTCAATGGATTAAATTTGTCTCATGGATTACACAAGTCATTTACAAAATTATCTCTTCAATAA
Proteins encoded:
- the LOC140884627 gene encoding uncharacterized protein, which translates into the protein MMMGVQIQTSHAPVSHLLLSKNFLPTPHGLFFPRNSTAGKCGEGREIKNLNGFSSAEGIKRGGLCVASSSSNVAAPMWDGWTPEKSSKAPSLSDIVWPSAGAFAAMAILGKVDQMLAPKGISITVAPLGAVCAVLFATPSSPGARKYNVFVAQIGCAAIGVLAFSVFGPGWLARSTAVAAALAFMICTRAVHPPAASLPLLFIDGIKLHHLNFWYALFPGATGCILLCLIQEMVCYLKDNARF